The region TCGGGTCTTTTCAGCCCGGAATGCGCGAATTTCCCCGTTCACTCTACCAGCTAACTGACGATATTTTTATCGACACAGAAGATGCCATCACGGAATCCGGTGACATCGCAACACCGCTTGCTGAGAATTGGATTTCCCGGTCATCTATTAAAACGATGGCACATTTAATAACCTCCAATGAATCGACAGTCTCTCAACACGACTCAACAATTATCTTCAAGTCAACAGGTATGGCCTTATTCGACACGGTAACCGCCAACCTTATTTACAAGCGGGCCATTGAAAAACGTATAGGGACAATATTAGCATAATACATCCATTTTTTAGGAGGAAAACAATGAGTATTATCATTATTGAGTTCGTAGTGTACTGTGTGGCAATTATGGGAATTGGTTATTTTTTCAGCAGGAAAAGCGAAACACACTCAGATTTCCTGTTGGGCGGGAAGAAACTTCCCGGCTGGGCTCTCGCATTTTCCGAACGTGCAACAGGTGAATCCGCTTGGCTGTTATTGGGATATACCGGTTTTGTATTTATGTCGGGATTGTCCGGGATTTGGGTAGCAGCAGGGATTGCCACAGGAATTATATTTGCTTGGCTGTTTCTCGCAAAAAAGTTCATGCGTGAAACTGACAAATACGGTGTCCTGACTCTTCCTGATTACTTGGCAGCCCGTTTCAGTGAGAAGGCCAACACGATCAGATGGTTGTCAACACTTCTAATTGCCGGATTTTTAATGTTTTATGTCGGTGCCCAAATGGCAGGTGCCGGTAAGATGCTTTTTACTACCTTTGATATGCCGCCTGTAACTGGTGTAGTCCTTTCAACCATCGTCATCATTGCAATTGCCTTTGCAGGAGGATTCATTTCAGTCGTCTGGACAGACATGATTCAAAGTGTCATGATGCTGATAACACTGGTGGTATTACCGATTGTTGCACTAATCTACATTAACACGAATGATTTGTCGATTAGTCAATCCCTTGCTGATGCGGGCAGTTCGTTTAATTCCTGGTTTGGCGGATTAACCGGTTTCGCAATTGGTGTTTTATTCTTTAACAATTTTTCATGGTTTTTCGGATTTTTGGGTGGACAACCACAGTTGAGTGCCCGATTCATGGCACTTAAAAATGACAAAGAAGCGAAGCAGGGCAGTATAGTCGCAATAATTTGGACAGTCCTTGCCTATAGCGGTGCATTCATGATTGGTATTTGTGCAATAACAATGTACAGTCAAGGTTCTTTTGCAGATGTTGAAATTATACTTCCTACGATGATTCTGGAGCTGATGCCGCCTTGGATAGCCGGTATATTGCTGGCAGGGGTCCTTGCCGCTATTATCACTACTGCCGATTCACAGCTGATGGTTGTGACAAGCTCGGTGAGCGAAGACATCATTAACAAATCGATGGGAATTGATTTAACTGAAAAACAATTGATTTGGGTTTCCCGGATTTCCGTCATTTTTTTCGGACTGATTGGGATGACGATCGCGCTTGTATCGGAATCACTGCTCTACCTGGTAGTAAGCTGGGCATGGGCAGGTGTCGGCTGTACTCTTTCCCCGGCAATTCTAATGGCGTTTTTCTGGAAACGATACTCCGGTGCCGGTGTAATCGCAACCATTTTGGCAGGACTGATTTCCACTGTCGTTTGGATCAGCACGCCGCTTGAAAGTATCATCACTTCCAAATTCACGACATTTTTCATCGCTGCATTTTTCGGGATTATTTTCAGCCTGCTGATGCCTGACAAAGAACAAAAACTTTCCGGCGATAAAACGGAGGAAGCGTTATAATTAATTTACCATCAGTGGGATTGACTGTTTTTTTACAGACAATCCCACTGATCATTTATGCTTCAAACAATTTAATTAATGCCTGTGTTCCACTGTCTTCCTCACCTTTTTCCGCAAGTTTTTTATACAGTTCAAGGGAGAGCTCAAGTCCTGGTGTTGAAAAGCCCATATTCTGCGCGGATTCTAATGCGATTGTCATATCTTTAATAAAGTGTTTTACATAAAATCCCGGTGCATAGTCTCCTTCCAACATTCGCGGTGCAAGTTTGGATAATGAAAAACTTCCTGCCGCTCCGGTTGATATACTGTCAAGAACCCGAGATGGACTCAGCCCCGCTTTTTTCGCATAAACAATCGCTTCACAAACCCCAATCATGTTAGTGGCGATTGCGATCTGGTTTGCCAGTTTAGTGTGCTGCCCGGCACCTGCTTCCCCCTGTAAAATGATATTTTCACCAAGCACATCAAAAATAGGATATATGTCATCAAATACTTTTTGATCACCACCGGCCATAATGGCCAGCGCCCCGTTTCTTGCACCAACATCCCCACCGGATACAGGTGCATCGATTGCATAAATGCCACGCTTCTTTGCTTTCCGGTAAATTTCCTGAGCCAGCGCAGGTTTTGATGTGGTCATATCAATTACATATGCACCTGATTTGGCATTTTCAATCAATCCGTCAGAACCAAAATAAACTCGTTCCACGTCTGCCGGATAGCCTAACATGGTAATGATAATATCAGATTCAGCCGCTAAATCAGTCACTGATTCCTTCCAGCCGGCACCAGCATCCAGCAGTTCCTCGGCTTTCTGCTTTGTTCGGGTATACACATTGATTGAATATCCCGCCTGCTGCAGATTCCGCGCCATGCTTTTCCCCATCACACCTGTACCGATCATCCCTATCGTTGAACTTTTTGTTACCACGTTGTCTCCCACCTTTACCAATTTTTCTAACTATTCCCTTCAGTATAGCGTACATTCTAGTTAGTACAAAAGCGCTTGCTTGATCAAAAGCTTTTATCAAAAATTATGTATTGTCCGCTTTATTGGGTTGGCGTCATCTGTACTGATGATTAAGAGGATTTTGTTTCGGGTATAATGACGGAGCCGAATCATATTCATTAGAAAACTTGGTTGTCACCAAGCCTTTGGGTGACAGCCATAGTTGTACTTATGCAGTAAGAAAGAATTTTATACTTTCTCAACTGCCAAACAAAAGAGCCCTTCCTCAGAAAGGCTCCTTTGTTTACGAATTTCGATTGTTCATGGACTCCCGATTTTTCCTTTTGACTTGTTCAACATCGGTATCACTGTATATTTCCGTACCATGTCCACCGGTTGTTCGAGCTATAAATTCTTTTGCCTCATTATATGACATTCCGGAGCGTCTGCTTTGATCCAAAATTTCTTGTTTCCTTGCACGTTGATTTTCATTTTCCATTATATAACCTCCATTCTTTACCTTATTTTGTTCAATGAAGGATTATTTAAAAGATTTTACTGATTATTTTTCAGCCGGAATATTTCTTTTTCCAGGTGATTAACTTTGTCATTCACAAAATTGATCTCATACCTTGCGACAATCGTATCATCAAGCTTTTTTGTCCATATCAATTAATTTATCTGTAATGTCAGCAAAGGCGTGTGCTGTCTGTGTTGTCAGCAATTCAATCTTCTTATCCAATTCGTCTGACCTTTTCTCTTGTTTTTCAAATCGCTTATCCACATCTTCAGCAAACCTGTTGAAACGATCATCCTGCGCTTCAAAACGACAGTTCATCTCGCTTGTCAGTTTGTCAAAACGGTTATCCTGCGCCTCAAATCGCTCATTCATTTCTAATGTTAGTTTATCTATACGATCATCTTGGGCTTCAAAACGCCCGTTCATCTCACCTGTCAGTTTCTCGAAACGGTTGTCCTGGTTTTTCATTGCAGTTCTGAACTCTTGCTGGAAATCTTTTTGCTGTTGCAGTATTGTTTCCAAAACCTCTTTGTTGTCCATAAAACAAGCACCTCCCCAGCCTGCCCGACCTTTAATATCCCTACTTTTTATTTAGAACTTCAATTTGTCTTTCCACCCTGAAAACCCGCTTGTTTAACACCTTGCAGTCCATTCACATCAATTATATTCATGTCGTCCGTTCTTTTTACTAACTTCATTATACCCCGAAACGTCTTTCAAGGCTAATAGATAAAAATTCATTTTATTTCTTTATACCGCTCTAAAACAGGCTTGTCATTGGAAAAAATTTAATAATAACTTAATTTTATCCGGCAAAAATACCTTTTACGGGATTAATTAAAAATTTTTCCATCTCTTTAAACTATTGATAAAATAGGGTTGCAACAATTTCGCTTTACCGTTGAGAACAGATTCTCGTATTCAACAATGATTTTTATTACAATTGATGTATACCAACGTTATGAGCATCTGGATGGAAAGGATGAATCACGTATTGATTGAAGTATATACAGATGGTGCTTCAAGCGGTGATCCCGGAATCAGTGGAGCGGGTATTTATATAAAAGCTGCCGGACAGACATATGAATATTCAATTCCTTTGGGCAAGATGTCCAATCATGAGGCGGAATTTCTTGCAATAGTAAACGCTTTGGAAATCTGCCTGATACAGTTCCCGGATGAAATTTTGTCATTCCGGTCCGACTCCAAACTTGCGGTCGATACAATTGAAAAAGATTTCACAAAAAACGAGCGCTTTCTTCCTCTTTTGGAGAAAATACGTGCAGCATCAGACGATTTCCCTTACTTTTTTATAAAATGGATTCCGGAAAAGCAGAATGGTCAAGCAGACAAACTGGCACGAAAGGCAATTCAATCGCAAAAATAATAAGGAGGCAAAACATGAAAGCAATTATTGCAAAAAAACCTGGCGGCACGGAACAATTAACCGTCACGGAGAAGCCGAAACCTGAGCCAAATGAGTATGAACTGCTGATCAAGGTAGAAGCAGCAGCAATTAACCGGACAGACATTATCAATCGACAAAGCGAATCCGGCTACCTGGATATCCCTATTCTGGGTGTTGAAGTTGCCGGAACAGTCGAACAGGCTGGGCCCGATACCAACATTCAACCGGGCACAAGGGTTATGGGGCTTGTTAATGGCGGAGGATATGCGGAATATGCTGTGATGCCGGCAAACCGTGCGATGGAGATTCCGGAAAACCTGTCATTTGAGCAGGCAGCAGCCATTCCAGAAGTATTTTTGACGGCCTATCAAACGTTGTTCTGGCACGGCAGACTGGCTGAAGGTGAAAAAGTTTTGGTTCATGCCGGGGGAAGTGGCGTTGGCACAGCAGCCATTCAATTGGCAAAACAAATCAGCAATGCACAGGTCCTGACAACAGCCGGCTCACAGGAAAAACTTGATTTTGCCGAATCATTGGGAGCAGACGTGTGCATAAATTATAAAAAGCTGGAGTTTGACGAAAAAATTTCACAGGCAACCGAAGACCGTGGTACAGATGTAATTCTCGATTTTATCGGAGCATCGTACTGGCGGAAAAACATGAACAGCATTGCAGTGGATGGCCGTTGGGTCTTGATTGGCCTGCTCGGCGGTGCACAACTGGAAAAAGTTAACCTGTGGGAGTTAATGTCCAAACGGATTCAGTTGACCGGCACACTTCTTACCCCAAGAGATAACCAGTATAAAGCTGACCTCACTGCAGAATTTGTGTCAACAGCACTGCCACTCTGCAAGAACGAAAAAATCCGTCCTATCGTGGATCAGGTATTTCCATTCGAAGAAATCCAGCAGGCACATGAACATATGGAAGGCAACAAAAACATTGGGAAGATTATTTTAAAAGTGGATTGAGAAAAAGCTGCACATGTCTTTCAATGTGCAGCTTTTAACATTACCGCTTTCGTTTATTCCGCTTATTATCCAGGTTCAAAAATTCCTTATCCTCAGCAAATTCCTCTTTATGCTGCTTGGGACTTGTATCATATTTAATGACGTTACGTTGTTTTCCCTTATCCTTATTGCGATTTTTATTTTGCTCTGACATTTGGAATAGCCTCCTTTTTTAGCTGTTAAGAAAGAAGAAAATTCTTTCTTACTGCATAAGTGCAGCTATAGCTGTCACCTAAAAGTTTGGTGATAACAAGGTTTTCTAATTTATTTTGCCACGTTTCGGCATAATTATTTGGCGCAATTTGCTCATGCTAATGAAAAAGGAGGTATTTCATATGAGCCAGGATAAAGGAAAGAAGAAAAAGAACAAGAGCAAAAAGGAACTGAATGCAATGCGCGAGGACAATAAGGCACATCAAAACCGCCCGCCCAGATAATAATTTATGACTCGCTTCCTGTCTTCTGATACGATAAACTTAATAAGGAATACGAACAGGGAGCGAGAAAAATGGAACCGAATTTACGTCTGCGAACAATTGAAAAGACCGATCTGGAATTTTTGCACAAACTTAATAATGACCCCGATGTGATGAAATTCTGGTTTGAAGAACCATACATGTCAATGGAAAAACTGAAAGAAGCGTATGAAAAAAGTCAGAACAGCACACAGCATCGGCAGTTTATCCTAGCTTTGGATAACGAAAAAATCGGCTATGTGGGACTGTTTGGAATTGAGAGTAGACATCGACATGCCGAGTTTGGCATCATGATTGATCCATCTTATCAGGGAAACGGATATGCTGGAAAATCAACAAATCTCGCACTGGAATACGGGTTTAACCAGTTGAATCTGAACAAAATCATTTTATACGTCGCTAAAAAAAATGAAAAAGCCGTCCACATTTATGAAAAAGCTGGCTTTCAAATTGAAGGAGACTTAAAAGAGCACTTTTTTGTCGATGGCAGCTATCATGATGCGGTTTTGATGAGTATCTTCCGACAAGACTTTTAATATGAAAAAAACCTGCACAACTATTAGGAATGTGCAGGTTTTTCTATACCTTCCAATTGAGCTTGTTACATTTATCGAAACCGGATAATTGAGCTCGCATCAGTTAATATTTCAACTCATAAGGTTGATGTTCTTCTCGTACGGTCGATGTTCTCCTCGTGCGGTTGATATTCCTCCCGTACGGTTGATGTTCCCCGCGTAGGGTCGATGTTTTCCTCATACGGTTGATGTTCTTCCCGTACGATCGATGTTTTCCTCATGCGGTTGATGTTCCCCGCGTGCGGTTGATGTTTTCCATAGTAACGCCGAGGATTAACATGTATAAAAAATTCCGGAGACGAGATGCAATCATTATTTTAATTATGCTTTCCCTTTAACCAAAAACCATCCATTTTTCAAATTCTCACGATTATAATAAAATCGCTCCTCATCCTCATGACGCAACACCTGTCCGCCGGCAGCTTCTACAATTGCTTGTCCGGCCCCGGTGTCCCATTCCATTGTTGGGGCATAGCGCGGATAGAAGTCAGCTTTTCCTTCTGCAACAAGACAAAACTTCAGTGAACTCCCGGCAGAAACGACATCGACTTCCTTATTTGCACGCAAACCGTCAATAAATTCTTCGGTTTCAGCTGACATGTGGGAGCGGCTGGCCACCACATTGACAACACTGCCTTCTGTTACTTCAGGCAGTTGAACACTTTTCTCAACCAAATCATCTTCATCAGCAACATCCGCTTTTGATGCGCCTTCCAGTTTGAATGCACCCAAACCTTCACGTCCAAAATAAAACGTATCAAGAACCGGTGCGTAGATAACGCCCATAGCCGGGTATTTTTCGTCAATTAAGGCAATATTCACAGTAAACTCGCCATTTTTCTTGATGAACTCTTTTGTGCCGTCGAGGGGGTCCACCAAAAAGAACTGCTTCCAGTCTTTTCGCTCTTCATACGAAATATCACGGCCTTCCTCACTTAGAACAGGGATTCCGGCGTATGCATCCTGGAGTCCGTTCATAATTGCCTTGTGTGAACGCTGGTCAGCCTGGGTCAATGGTGAATCATCTTCTTTAACCTCAACCTCGATGTCTTTTTTGTAAACATCAAGAATCTCGTGTCCTGCCTGCAAGGAAATGTCCAACAGCTTTTTCAGACTTACCTCAGCCATTATTTTACATATCCTTTCTCTTTCAGATAAGCAACAATTTGCTGAACGGACTCTTCCAGGCTCTGCTTATCCGTATCAACGGTCACTTCCGGATTTTTCGGCGCTTCATATGGGGCATCGATTCCGGTGAAGCCTTTAATCTCACCTGCGCGTGCTTTTTTGTACAAGCCTTTTGGATCACGGGATTCACACGTTTCCACACTTGCATTTACAAATACTTCAATGAACTCGCCATCTTTCATTAGTTCACGCACATCATCACGGTCCTCACGATATGGTGAAATAAACGCAGTCAGGGTGAACAAGCCCGCATCCACCATCAGCTTGGATACTTCCCCGATGCGGCGAATATTTTCTTTACGGTCTTCCGGACTGAAGCCGAGATTCTTGTTTAAACCATGACGGACATTGTCGCCATCCAGGCGATAAGTGCGTACACCCTGTGCATGCAGTTCTTTTTCCAGTTCTACAGATACGGTCGATTTTCCGGAACCGGATAAACCAGTAAACCAGATAACCGCACTTTTATGGTTGTTCAATTTCTGTCTGTCTTTTTTTGTAACTTTTGAATCGTGCCATACGATATTATCAGATTTTGCCATCTTTTTTCCTCCTAAAACCACACATTATAAATGATTG is a window of Virgibacillus ihumii DNA encoding:
- a CDS encoding sodium/proline symporter; the protein is MSIIIIEFVVYCVAIMGIGYFFSRKSETHSDFLLGGKKLPGWALAFSERATGESAWLLLGYTGFVFMSGLSGIWVAAGIATGIIFAWLFLAKKFMRETDKYGVLTLPDYLAARFSEKANTIRWLSTLLIAGFLMFYVGAQMAGAGKMLFTTFDMPPVTGVVLSTIVIIAIAFAGGFISVVWTDMIQSVMMLITLVVLPIVALIYINTNDLSISQSLADAGSSFNSWFGGLTGFAIGVLFFNNFSWFFGFLGGQPQLSARFMALKNDKEAKQGSIVAIIWTVLAYSGAFMIGICAITMYSQGSFADVEIILPTMILELMPPWIAGILLAGVLAAIITTADSQLMVVTSSVSEDIINKSMGIDLTEKQLIWVSRISVIFFGLIGMTIALVSESLLYLVVSWAWAGVGCTLSPAILMAFFWKRYSGAGVIATILAGLISTVVWISTPLESIITSKFTTFFIAAFFGIIFSLLMPDKEQKLSGDKTEEAL
- a CDS encoding NAD(P)-dependent oxidoreductase, which produces MVTKSSTIGMIGTGVMGKSMARNLQQAGYSINVYTRTKQKAEELLDAGAGWKESVTDLAAESDIIITMLGYPADVERVYFGSDGLIENAKSGAYVIDMTTSKPALAQEIYRKAKKRGIYAIDAPVSGGDVGARNGALAIMAGGDQKVFDDIYPIFDVLGENIILQGEAGAGQHTKLANQIAIATNMIGVCEAIVYAKKAGLSPSRVLDSISTGAAGSFSLSKLAPRMLEGDYAPGFYVKHFIKDMTIALESAQNMGFSTPGLELSLELYKKLAEKGEEDSGTQALIKLFEA
- a CDS encoding reverse transcriptase-like protein; translation: MIEVYTDGASSGDPGISGAGIYIKAAGQTYEYSIPLGKMSNHEAEFLAIVNALEICLIQFPDEILSFRSDSKLAVDTIEKDFTKNERFLPLLEKIRAASDDFPYFFIKWIPEKQNGQADKLARKAIQSQK
- a CDS encoding NAD(P)H-quinone oxidoreductase, producing the protein MKAIIAKKPGGTEQLTVTEKPKPEPNEYELLIKVEAAAINRTDIINRQSESGYLDIPILGVEVAGTVEQAGPDTNIQPGTRVMGLVNGGGYAEYAVMPANRAMEIPENLSFEQAAAIPEVFLTAYQTLFWHGRLAEGEKVLVHAGGSGVGTAAIQLAKQISNAQVLTTAGSQEKLDFAESLGADVCINYKKLEFDEKISQATEDRGTDVILDFIGASYWRKNMNSIAVDGRWVLIGLLGGAQLEKVNLWELMSKRIQLTGTLLTPRDNQYKADLTAEFVSTALPLCKNEKIRPIVDQVFPFEEIQQAHEHMEGNKNIGKIILKVD
- a CDS encoding GNAT family N-acetyltransferase; its protein translation is MEPNLRLRTIEKTDLEFLHKLNNDPDVMKFWFEEPYMSMEKLKEAYEKSQNSTQHRQFILALDNEKIGYVGLFGIESRHRHAEFGIMIDPSYQGNGYAGKSTNLALEYGFNQLNLNKIILYVAKKNEKAVHIYEKAGFQIEGDLKEHFFVDGSYHDAVLMSIFRQDF
- the cysQ gene encoding 3'(2'),5'-bisphosphate nucleotidase CysQ, producing the protein MAEVSLKKLLDISLQAGHEILDVYKKDIEVEVKEDDSPLTQADQRSHKAIMNGLQDAYAGIPVLSEEGRDISYEERKDWKQFFLVDPLDGTKEFIKKNGEFTVNIALIDEKYPAMGVIYAPVLDTFYFGREGLGAFKLEGASKADVADEDDLVEKSVQLPEVTEGSVVNVVASRSHMSAETEEFIDGLRANKEVDVVSAGSSLKFCLVAEGKADFYPRYAPTMEWDTGAGQAIVEAAGGQVLRHEDEERFYYNRENLKNGWFLVKGKA
- the cysC gene encoding adenylyl-sulfate kinase is translated as MAKSDNIVWHDSKVTKKDRQKLNNHKSAVIWFTGLSGSGKSTVSVELEKELHAQGVRTYRLDGDNVRHGLNKNLGFSPEDRKENIRRIGEVSKLMVDAGLFTLTAFISPYREDRDDVRELMKDGEFIEVFVNASVETCESRDPKGLYKKARAGEIKGFTGIDAPYEAPKNPEVTVDTDKQSLEESVQQIVAYLKEKGYVK